A window of Sagittula sp. P11 genomic DNA:
CATGACCCTGCCGTGGTCCTATTCCGCGCTTCCTGCGCGCCCCGAAGGCACATGGCCCAACGGCGCGCGGGTGGCGCTCTGGGTGGCGGTAGGGGTCGAGAGCTACCGGCCCGACGATGGCATGACGGAGGATATCCTGCCGCGTGGTGCCGCGCCCGACCTCGTGAACGCCGCCTGGCGCGATTACGGCAACCGGGCAGGGGCGTTCCGCCTGTTCGACCGGCTGGCCGCCGCGGGCATCCGCCCGGTGGTGCTTCTGAACACCGATGTCTATGACGAGGCGCCCGAGGTCCTGACCGCCGCCCGCGCCGCGGGGGCCGAGATCGTGGGCCACGGGCGCTCCAACTCCGACAGCCTGGCGGCGCTGCCCGAAGGGGCTGAGGCGGGCTATGTCGCCGGGGTCCTTTCGCGCATCGCGGAGGAAGAGGGGGACGCGCCCGGCGGCTGGTCCTCACCTTGGCTGGCGCATACGCCGACCTCGCTGGCCAGCCTTCAGGGCGCGGGGTATCGCTACCTGCTGGACCTGAGGCTGGACGACCAGCCGGTATGGCTGAGGGCCGGGGCGGGGCGCCTCCTGAGCATCCCCTATGCCGCCGAGCTGAACGACAGCACCACCATGATCGGCCGCCAGGCGGACGCGCGCAGCTTTGCCGCCATGCTCCGGGACGAGGCGGCGGAACTTCTGACGTCGAAGCACCCGGTTGTGATGAGCGTCGTGCTGCACAGCTTCATATCCGGCCAGCCGTGGCGGCTGCGGCCCGTGGCCCAGGCGCTGGCCGAGGTGGCCGGGAGGGACGGCGTCTGGTGCGCTACCCCGTCCGAGATCTACGACGCGGTCCTCGCGGACCCTGCGCTGGCGGTCGGGTGATCCATGCGAATCCTCTTTGCCAACCCCAACACGTCGGAGGCCATGGCAGGGGTCATGGCGGCTGAGGCCCGGCGCATCGCCGCGCCGGACACGGTGATCGACGTGTGCTCGGCCCCCTTCGGGTCGGCCTATATCGCCACCCGGGGGGAGGCGGCGGTGGCCGGTCACGCGCTCCTGTCGGCGCTGGCCCTGCACTACGACGTCCATGACGTGGTGATCGTCGGGGCCTTCATCGTGCCCGCGGTCACGGCGGCTGCGAAGGAGATGTGCCCGGTGCCACTGATCGCCACGGGCGAGGCGGGGCTGGCGGCGGCGTCGCTGCTCGGGCAGGCGCTCTCGATCCTGTCCATCGGCGCGCCCGCGCGGCGGATGACGGAAGAGACGGTGGCCGCCACCGGGCTGGCGGATCGCGTCGTCTCGATCCGAGACGTCGGCATGACCGGGACGGAACTGACCGAGGATCAGCCGCGCGGCGATGCGGCGGCCATCGCTCTGTCGCTGGCCGCGGTGGAGGAGGACCGCGCCGATGTCATCGTGCTTGGCGCAGGCTCGATGGAGGGGATGGCCGCCCGTATCCAGCCGGAGGTGCCGGTGCCCGTCGTCTCGCCCGTGGGCGCGGCGGTCTGCATGGCCGAGATGGTCCACCGGCTGGGCCTGCCGAAAGCCTCCGCCGGAGGTCTTGCCCGGCCTTCCGGGATCGAGATGACCGGACTGGACCCGGCGTTGACGCGCTTCTTCCGCGGGGACTGACCGGGGCCTTAGTAGCCCATGGCGCGCGGCAGGGCCGTCACCACCCCCGGGAAGATCATGCAGAGGAACAGCACCGCGTACATCGCCGCGATGAAGGGCCAGCTTTCGCGCACCAGTTCCGTCATCTTCACGCCGGTGATGCCGCAGACCACGAAGAGGATCACGCCCACCGGCGGCGTCAGCATCCCGATCACGAGGTTCAGCACGAAGAGAAAGCCGAAGTGCAGCGGGTCGATGCCGAACTGCAGGGCGATGGGGTGGAACAGCGGCACGAGCATGATGTTGGCGGCGTTCGATTCAAGGAACATGCCCACCACCAGCATCATCAGCGCGACAAGCAGCAGGAAGACCATCGGGCTGTCGGTCAGCCCCTTGATCGCGCCGGCCAGCTTGATGGGCAGCAGGTCGATGGTGAAAAGGAAGGTCACGGTGGAGGCGAAGGCGATCATCGCGCCGACCATGGCCGTGGTCTTGGCGGCGGTCAGCAGCACGCCCGGCAGGTCCGAGACCTTAAGCTTGCCTGTGACGAAGAAGCCGATGACCAGCGCGTAGCACACGCCGATGGCCGCGCCCTCGGTCGGTGTGAAGGCGCCCGCGACGATACCGCCGATGACGACCACGGGCATCATGAAGACGATGAGCGACCGCCGCGTCTGGCGCAGGGCGTTGCGGAAGGTGAAACCGTCGCCCACAAGCGGGTAGTCCCGCTTCCACGAGATGAACCAGCAGAGCGCCATCAGCGTCAGGAACAGGATGAGGCCGGGCACGACGCCTGCCATGAACAGCCCGCCGACCGAGACTGTGGACCCCGCCATGAAGGCATAGACGATCATCGCGCCCGACGGCGGGATGATCGGGCCGAGGTTGGCGGCAGCCGCCACCACGCCCGAAGAAAAGCCAAGGCCGTATTGCTTCTTGAGCGAGGGCACCAGGGTCGACGACAGAGCGGAGGCATCCGCCACCGCCGCGCCCGAGACAGACGCCAGCCCCGCGCCCGCGATGATCGACACCTGCGCCAGCCCGCCGCGCATCCGCCCGATGAAGGCGTTGGCGAAGTCCACCAGCCGGTCCATGATCCCGCCTTTCAGCATGAGCTCTCCGGCGATCATGAAAAGCGGGATGGACATCAGCGGGAAGGAGTTGACCGCGTTCATCATGCGGCTTGGCATGATCGACGGATCGAACCCCGCCAGCCACAGGCCGAACAGCGCGGCACAGCCCAGCGAAAAGGCGAGCGGCATCCCGAGGAACCCCAGGACAAAGAAACAGGCGATGACGGCGAGGCTCATGGCAGGGGTGTGTCCGGGTCGACCGCCATGTGCAGCAGGTGCAGCGCCGAATGCAGCGCGCCCGCGATGACGGGAAAGAAGAAGACGGAGGAGGTGATGTCGATGGCGCCCATCCGCTCGGTCCAGGTGGCGGCGGCAACGTCGAAGGTGGCCCAGGTGACGATCAACAGCATCGCCCCGCCAAGCGCGCTGGTGAAACGGCGGACAAGACGCCGGGGCAGCAGGGGCAGGCGGTCGACCATCAGGTCCACGCCCACATGCGTGCCGTCGCGGATGCCCAGCGGGATGGCGACGAAAATGGTGGTGACGAAAGCGAGGCGCGACACCTCGTCCGCCCAGTCGAAAGAGGCGTTGAAGCCGTAGCGCATGACCACCTGTGCGGTGACCACGCAGACCATGATGGCTGCCGCGAGGATCGCGACAAGGCGCGCGCCACTGTCGGCGCGCGCAAGGATCGAGGGAACGATCGTCTTCATCGGTGTCAGTTCGAGACGCCGGAGGTCTGGGCGTCCAGCAGTTCCACCAGTTCCGGGTCGAGGCGGGCCTTCGTCTCGGCCGCGACGCCTGCCACGGTCTCGCGGAGGGCGGCCGCCAGTTCCGGGGAAACCTCGGTGTAGGTCATGCCCATCTCGACGATCTTGTCGAGCGCGGCCCCGTCCTGCTCGGCGGCCAGCACGCGCTGCTCGGCCACGGCGGCGTCCATCGCCTCCGTCACCCAGCCCTGCTTTTCCTCGGAGAGGCCGTCGAACCATTTCTTGTTGGCCACGACCGAGATGAAGTCGAAGAAGTGCCCGGTGTTGGAAACGTATTCCTGCACTTCCGGGTAGCCCGCGACCTGGATGATGGAGAACGGGTTTTCCTGCCCGTCGATCACCTTCTGCTCGAGCGCGGAGTAAAGCTCGTTCACGTCCATCGCCAGCGGG
This region includes:
- a CDS encoding polysaccharide deacetylase family protein; this encodes MTLPWSYSALPARPEGTWPNGARVALWVAVGVESYRPDDGMTEDILPRGAAPDLVNAAWRDYGNRAGAFRLFDRLAAAGIRPVVLLNTDVYDEAPEVLTAARAAGAEIVGHGRSNSDSLAALPEGAEAGYVAGVLSRIAEEEGDAPGGWSSPWLAHTPTSLASLQGAGYRYLLDLRLDDQPVWLRAGAGRLLSIPYAAELNDSTTMIGRQADARSFAAMLRDEAAELLTSKHPVVMSVVLHSFISGQPWRLRPVAQALAEVAGRDGVWCATPSEIYDAVLADPALAVG
- a CDS encoding aspartate/glutamate racemase family protein, whose product is MRILFANPNTSEAMAGVMAAEARRIAAPDTVIDVCSAPFGSAYIATRGEAAVAGHALLSALALHYDVHDVVIVGAFIVPAVTAAAKEMCPVPLIATGEAGLAAASLLGQALSILSIGAPARRMTEETVAATGLADRVVSIRDVGMTGTELTEDQPRGDAAAIALSLAAVEEDRADVIVLGAGSMEGMAARIQPEVPVPVVSPVGAAVCMAEMVHRLGLPKASAGGLARPSGIEMTGLDPALTRFFRGD
- a CDS encoding TRAP transporter large permease: MSLAVIACFFVLGFLGMPLAFSLGCAALFGLWLAGFDPSIMPSRMMNAVNSFPLMSIPLFMIAGELMLKGGIMDRLVDFANAFIGRMRGGLAQVSIIAGAGLASVSGAAVADASALSSTLVPSLKKQYGLGFSSGVVAAAANLGPIIPPSGAMIVYAFMAGSTVSVGGLFMAGVVPGLILFLTLMALCWFISWKRDYPLVGDGFTFRNALRQTRRSLIVFMMPVVVIGGIVAGAFTPTEGAAIGVCYALVIGFFVTGKLKVSDLPGVLLTAAKTTAMVGAMIAFASTVTFLFTIDLLPIKLAGAIKGLTDSPMVFLLLVALMMLVVGMFLESNAANIMLVPLFHPIALQFGIDPLHFGFLFVLNLVIGMLTPPVGVILFVVCGITGVKMTELVRESWPFIAAMYAVLFLCMIFPGVVTALPRAMGY
- a CDS encoding TRAP transporter small permease codes for the protein MKTIVPSILARADSGARLVAILAAAIMVCVVTAQVVMRYGFNASFDWADEVSRLAFVTTIFVAIPLGIRDGTHVGVDLMVDRLPLLPRRLVRRFTSALGGAMLLIVTWATFDVAAATWTERMGAIDITSSVFFFPVIAGALHSALHLLHMAVDPDTPLP